The Phocoena sinus isolate mPhoSin1 chromosome 17, mPhoSin1.pri, whole genome shotgun sequence genome contains a region encoding:
- the TRAM1 gene encoding translocating chain-associated membrane protein 1 isoform X1 has product MAIRKKSTKSPPVLSHEFVLQNHADIVSCVAMVFLLGLMFEITAKASIIFVTLQYNVTLPATEEQATESAFLYYYGIKDLATVFFYMLVAIIIHAIIQEYVLDKINRRMHFSKTKHSKFNESGQLSAFYLFSCVWGTFILISENYISDPTILWRAYPHNLMTFQMKFFYISQLAYWFHAFPELYFQKTKKEDIPRQLVYIGLYLFHIAGAYLLNLNHLGLVLLVLHYFVEFLFHISRLFYFSDEKYQKGFSLWAVLFVLGRLLTLILSVLTVGFGLARAENQKLDFSTGNFNVLAVRIAVLASICITQAFMMWKFINFQLRRWREHSTFQAPTVKKKPTVTKGRSSRKGTENGVNGTVTSNGADSPRNRKEKSS; this is encoded by the exons ATGGCGATTCGCAAGAAGAGCACCAAGAGCCCCCCGGTCCTGAGCCACGAATTCGTCCTGCAGAATCACGCGGACATCGTCTCCTGTGTAGCGATGGTCTTCTTGCTGGGGCTCATGTTCGAG ataaCAGCAAAAGCTTCTATAATTTTTGTTACTCTTCAGTACAATGTTACCCTCCCTGCAACAG AAGAACAAGCTACTGAATCAGCGTTCCTTTATTACTATGGTATCAAAGATTTGGCTACAGTTTTCTTCTACATGCTAGTGGCGATAATTATTCATGCCATAATTCAAGAATATGTGTTGGAT aaaattaacagGCGAATGCACTTTTCCAAAACGAAACACAGCAAGTTTAATGAATCTGGTCAGCTGAGTGCATTCTACCTATTTTCTTGTGTTTGGGGCACATTCATTCTCATATCT GAGAACTATATCTCAGACCCAACTATCTTGTGGAGAGCTTATCCCCATAACCTGATGAC ATTTCAAATGAAGTTTTTCTACATATCACAGTTGGCATACTGGTTTCATGCTTTTCCTGAACTCTacttccagaaaaccaaaaaa GAAGATATTCCTCGTCAGCTCGTCTACATTGGTCTTTACCTCTTTCACATTGCTGGAGCTTATCTTTTGAA CTTGAATCATCTAGGACTTGTTCTTTTGGTGCTGCACTATTTTGTTGAGTTTCTTTTCCACATTTCCCGCCTGTTTTATTTTAGTGATGAAAAGTATCAGAAAGG attttctcTGTGGGCAGTTCTGTTTGTGTTGGGAAGACTTCTGACTTTAATTCTTTCCGTACTCACTGTTGGCTTTGGCCTTGCAAGAGCAGAGAATCAGAAGCTGGATTTCAGTACTGGAAACTTCAATGTGTTGGCTGTTAG AATCGCTGTTCTGGCGTCTATTTGCATTACCCAAGCATTCATGATGTGGAAGTTCATTAATTTTCAGCTTCGGAGGTGGAGAGAACATTCTACTTTTCAGGCACCAACCGTGAAGAAGAAACCAACAGTGACTAAAGGCAGGTCTTCTAGAAAAGGAACAG
- the TRAM1 gene encoding translocating chain-associated membrane protein 1 isoform X2, which yields MAIRKKSTKSPPVLSHEFVLQNHADIVSCVAMVFLLGLMFEITAKASIIFVTLQYNVTLPATEEQATESAFLYYYGIKDLATVFFYMLVAIIIHAIIQEYVLDKINRRMHFSKTKHSKFNESGQLSAFYLFSCVWGTFILISENYISDPTILWRAYPHNLMTFQMKFFYISQLAYWFHAFPELYFQKTKKEDIPRQLVYIGLYLFHIAGAYLLNLNHLGLVLLVLHYFVEFLFHISRLFYFSDEKYQKGAENQKLDFSTGNFNVLAVRIAVLASICITQAFMMWKFINFQLRRWREHSTFQAPTVKKKPTVTKGRSSRKGTENGVNGTVTSNGADSPRNRKEKSS from the exons ATGGCGATTCGCAAGAAGAGCACCAAGAGCCCCCCGGTCCTGAGCCACGAATTCGTCCTGCAGAATCACGCGGACATCGTCTCCTGTGTAGCGATGGTCTTCTTGCTGGGGCTCATGTTCGAG ataaCAGCAAAAGCTTCTATAATTTTTGTTACTCTTCAGTACAATGTTACCCTCCCTGCAACAG AAGAACAAGCTACTGAATCAGCGTTCCTTTATTACTATGGTATCAAAGATTTGGCTACAGTTTTCTTCTACATGCTAGTGGCGATAATTATTCATGCCATAATTCAAGAATATGTGTTGGAT aaaattaacagGCGAATGCACTTTTCCAAAACGAAACACAGCAAGTTTAATGAATCTGGTCAGCTGAGTGCATTCTACCTATTTTCTTGTGTTTGGGGCACATTCATTCTCATATCT GAGAACTATATCTCAGACCCAACTATCTTGTGGAGAGCTTATCCCCATAACCTGATGAC ATTTCAAATGAAGTTTTTCTACATATCACAGTTGGCATACTGGTTTCATGCTTTTCCTGAACTCTacttccagaaaaccaaaaaa GAAGATATTCCTCGTCAGCTCGTCTACATTGGTCTTTACCTCTTTCACATTGCTGGAGCTTATCTTTTGAA CTTGAATCATCTAGGACTTGTTCTTTTGGTGCTGCACTATTTTGTTGAGTTTCTTTTCCACATTTCCCGCCTGTTTTATTTTAGTGATGAAAAGTATCAGAAAGG AGCAGAGAATCAGAAGCTGGATTTCAGTACTGGAAACTTCAATGTGTTGGCTGTTAG AATCGCTGTTCTGGCGTCTATTTGCATTACCCAAGCATTCATGATGTGGAAGTTCATTAATTTTCAGCTTCGGAGGTGGAGAGAACATTCTACTTTTCAGGCACCAACCGTGAAGAAGAAACCAACAGTGACTAAAGGCAGGTCTTCTAGAAAAGGAACAG
- the TRAM1 gene encoding translocating chain-associated membrane protein 1 isoform X3: MAIRKKSTKSPPVLSHEFVLQNHADIVSCVAMVFLLGLMFEITAKASIIFVTLQYNVTLPATEEQATESAFLYYYGIKDLATVFFYMLVAIIIHAIIQEYVLDKINRRMHFSKTKHSKFNESGQLSAFYLFSCVWGTFILISENYISDPTILWRAYPHNLMTFQMKFFYISQLAYWFHAFPELYFQKTKKEDIPRQLVYIGLYLFHIAGAYLLNLNHLGLVLLVLHYFVEFLFHISRLFYFSDEKYQKGIAVLASICITQAFMMWKFINFQLRRWREHSTFQAPTVKKKPTVTKGRSSRKGTENGVNGTVTSNGADSPRNRKEKSS, encoded by the exons ATGGCGATTCGCAAGAAGAGCACCAAGAGCCCCCCGGTCCTGAGCCACGAATTCGTCCTGCAGAATCACGCGGACATCGTCTCCTGTGTAGCGATGGTCTTCTTGCTGGGGCTCATGTTCGAG ataaCAGCAAAAGCTTCTATAATTTTTGTTACTCTTCAGTACAATGTTACCCTCCCTGCAACAG AAGAACAAGCTACTGAATCAGCGTTCCTTTATTACTATGGTATCAAAGATTTGGCTACAGTTTTCTTCTACATGCTAGTGGCGATAATTATTCATGCCATAATTCAAGAATATGTGTTGGAT aaaattaacagGCGAATGCACTTTTCCAAAACGAAACACAGCAAGTTTAATGAATCTGGTCAGCTGAGTGCATTCTACCTATTTTCTTGTGTTTGGGGCACATTCATTCTCATATCT GAGAACTATATCTCAGACCCAACTATCTTGTGGAGAGCTTATCCCCATAACCTGATGAC ATTTCAAATGAAGTTTTTCTACATATCACAGTTGGCATACTGGTTTCATGCTTTTCCTGAACTCTacttccagaaaaccaaaaaa GAAGATATTCCTCGTCAGCTCGTCTACATTGGTCTTTACCTCTTTCACATTGCTGGAGCTTATCTTTTGAA CTTGAATCATCTAGGACTTGTTCTTTTGGTGCTGCACTATTTTGTTGAGTTTCTTTTCCACATTTCCCGCCTGTTTTATTTTAGTGATGAAAAGTATCAGAAAGG AATCGCTGTTCTGGCGTCTATTTGCATTACCCAAGCATTCATGATGTGGAAGTTCATTAATTTTCAGCTTCGGAGGTGGAGAGAACATTCTACTTTTCAGGCACCAACCGTGAAGAAGAAACCAACAGTGACTAAAGGCAGGTCTTCTAGAAAAGGAACAG